The following is a genomic window from Clostridium sp..
ATGATTTTCTATTTGACGTCTCAGTATATTTAAATTCTCCCTTTTCATATTCTCAGCCTCCTGTATTGCATCGCTGAGTATTCTCTCTTTTTCTTCTACTACCCATTGTGCCTTTTTTAAATCGGCAGGAAGATAATTTACTATTTTATTTAGTATATCCAATACTTCTTTTTTATTTACCATAACTTTTCCTGTCATAGGTACCTTAGCAGATGTTTCTATAATTTCCTCAAGATATTCTAACAACTTGATAGTTTCCATACTCTCCCCCCTAAGGATTAACTTTTTATATGATATTTATCAGTTCTTTTTATTATATCAGATATAATTTCATCTGGGACAAGTTCCTTAATGCATCCTCCAAATACTGCAACCTGTTTTACTGCCGAAGAACTCAAATATGAATTTACTGCACTGGTCATCATAAACACAGTTTCTATTTCAGGACAAAGTTTTTTATTCATGAGCGCCATTTGAAATTCATACTCAAAATCCGATACCGCCCTTAAACCTTTTACTATAACCCTGGCATCTCTTTGTTTCATAAAGTCTATCAGAAGCCCGCTAAAACTGTCCACCTCCACATTTGGTATGTCACTTATAACTCTCTTTATCAAATTCACTCTCTCATCCCTGCTGAAGAGTCCTTTCTTGTCGGGGTTCACCAGAACTGTGACTATTAATTTGTCAAATATCTTAGCTGATCTTTTTATTATATCCAGATGTCCATTTGTAATTGGATCAAAACTCCCCGGATAAACTGCTGTATTCACCTTATTAATCCTCCCTGTTCTCTTTATAAATACATACGGTGGTTTTACCGTATTTTCTATGCTGATCTAAAACAATTGACTTACTGCCGTTGTATATTTCTTCACTGCTGTCAATTTTAGTCATTATAATACCATCTTCCATGAGCATGGAACTTTCATCAATTATTTCTATGGCTTTCGGAATCATGTCCTTTCTATAAGGTGGATCTATAAATATTATATCAAACTTTATATTTTTATCTGCAAGTTCTTTCAATGCCTCATAGGAATCCATATTCATGCATCTGCACTTTTCACCGAATTGCAGATTTTCAACATTCTGTTTCAAAAATGAAAAGGTTTCTCTGCTCTTATCCACCAAATAACAAAATTTTGATTCCCTGCTCACAGCTTCCAGTCCAAGACTTCCCGTACCTGCAAATACATCCAGGACTATTGAATCTCTTATTTTATTTTGAATTATACTGAACATTGCCTCCTTAACCCTATCCAGAGTAGGTCTTGTAACACCATATCCTTCTGGAGACAATAACTTTCTTCCTTTTGCAAGTCCTGCAATTATTCTCATTCCATACTTCCTCCTACAGTGTGATTTTACAATAATACATATAACATACTAATACTATGAATAATTACATAACATTTTAACATATATATAGTCCATACACAAAAGCCATATAAATATCAATTGAAACATATGTATTTTGAACTGCTCTTTATTTTATCCAATATTTCATTTTTGACCTGTATGTCATCATCCTTATTGCTCTTTACAAGCTTTCTTGCTTCATAATTGGCTGCTCTAAATATGTTTATATCCGACATGAAATCTGAAATAACAAGACCATCCTGACCATGCTGCCTAAATCCGAATACTTCCCCTGAGCCCCTTATTTTCAAATCCTGCTCCGATATAAAAAATCCGTCTGTGCTGCTTTTCATAATTTCCATTCTTTTTCTTATTATATCATTTTTTATATCTGCAATTAGAATACAATAGGATTTATACGTACCTCTTCCTACCCTTCCACGAAGTTGATGAAGTTGAGCAAGCCCGAATCTTTCTGCATTTTCTATTATAATCAAAGAAGCATTTAAGACATTTATTCCTACTTCGATGACAGTTGTAGATATTATAACCTTTATTTCGCCGCTTTTAAATCTATTCATTACTTCCTCTTTGGTTTTTGGCGGCATCTTTCCGTATAATATCTCAACAGGTATATCTTGAAAATATTGATTCGTTAACTCTTTATACAGCTCTTTCACAGAAGTCAAATCCATATCCTCATTTTTATCTACCAGAGGACATACTAAATATACCTGCCGCCCTTTTCCTATTTCCTTTAATGCAAATTCATAGGCCTTATCTCTAAAAGGTTTGTCAATATACAAGGTCTCCACCTTCTTCCTGCCAGGCGGAAGCATATCTATATTGGATACATTCAAATCTCCATACAAGTATAGTGTAAGTGTTCTCGGGATAGGTGTGGCTGTCATAACCAGAATATCAGCATCTCTACCTTTGTTAAGCAGCTTATTCCTCTGCATAACTCCAAATCTGTGCTGCTCATCTGTAACTATGATTCCAAGATTCTTGAAATCTACGTCATCCTCGATAAGAGCGTGAGTTCCTATTACAATATCCGTATCTCCATTTTTTACTTTCTGTTTTACAATATCCTTGTCTTTCTTGGAGATACTTCCACATAGAATGTCTATATTTACTTCAAACTCTTCAAGTATATTTATAATTTCATCATAGTGCTGTCTTGCCAGTATTTCTGTAGGTACCATAAGTACAGCCTGATACCCATTTTTAACTACATTGAAAATAGCTATCAACGCAACTATGGTTTTACCACTTCCTACATCCCCCTGAACCAGTCTATTCATTGGTATATCTCTTTTTTCATCTACAAGTATCTCTCTTATGACTTTATTTTGTGCCTCCGTAAGAGTGTATGGAAGTTTTTCTTTTAACCTGACGAGATCTTTTGAAATTTTGAATGCTATACCCCTTTTACTCCTATTATAGTATTCCTTTATCATCAAAATTTTCAGTGAATAGGTAAATAACTCCTGAAATTTAAGTCTCCTTCTGGCTTCTTTTAGATCTTCAGAATTTACAGGAGAGTGAATTACCCTCAAAGCTCTGTCAAGACTGCAGAGTCTGTATTTTTCTATTATTCCCTGCGGAAGATTTTCAGATATATCAATAGATTTAAGTATATTAGAAATCAATTTGATAAATAGGTTGCTTGTCAGTCCATCTCTTAGAGAATACACCGGCAATATCTTACCTTTGATTTCTGAACTTTCATAGTTTGTCATAAATGACGGATTTATTACATATAATTTCCCCCTGAACTCCTGAAACCTTCCAATTAAGATATATTCTAAATTTATTCTGAATTTTCTCTTCATATAGGGCTGGTTAAACCATTTCCCTGTAAAATTCCCCTTTTCATTTTCAAATACAACCGTGGATATTATTTTTCCATTTTTGGTTCTTATATCTTTTCCAATTGACTTAACTCTGCATCTGAATACAACCTTGCTGCTTTTATAGTCTGCATCATGTAAGGTTGATACATTTTTGTAGTCCCGTGGAAAATAGAGAAGCAGATCCAATATATTGAATATACAACATTTATTCAAACTTTTCAAAGTTTTTGGACCAACCCCTTTCAAGGTTGATACATCATCATATACATTCATAAAACAACCAGTCCTTTTTTACCTTGATTACTATAAACAAAAAAAGCCCTGGGGCTTTTTTCATTCAACTGAAACTATAAAATAATACAGAGGCTGCTGCCCGTTATAGCATTGTACATCCATACTTGAATAAGTTCTTTCAACCTCTTCCGTAAATGCTTTAACTTTATTTAAATCACAATCTTTGCCGTAATATATGCTTATGAGGTCACTATTTTCACTCACCATACCGGCTATAATGTTCCTGCATACTTCAAACATATCATTTCCGACCTGTACTATCCTTCCATCGACAATCCCAAGCATATCTCCTTTTTTAACAGATTTTCCATCTATCTCCGTGTCCCTTACAGCATAAGTTACTGAACCTGTAATTACATTATCTATAGATTCCTCCATTGCCTTTACATTGGCTTCCAAATCAAGATCGGAATTGAAGGCTGTAATAGCAGTTATGCCCTGGGGGATAGTTTTTGTAGGTATGACTTTTACGGTCTTTCCACTTATTTCTGAAGCCTGGTTGGCTGCCATAAATATATTTTTGTTATTTGGAAATATGAATATATTCTCAGCATTTATTTTGTCTACAGCATTGAGAATATCCTGAGTACTTGGGTTCATAGTCTGCCCGCCCTCTATGACACAGTCAACCCCCAGATCCTCAAATATACTCTTAAAGCCTTCTCCCATGGCAACAGAAACAAATGCATATTTCTTGATTTCCTCAACATCCTCTACACCGATATCTTCAAGCTTATGTTCGGTTAAATCCTTTTCTATACCAAGTACATGCCTGTGCTCTTCTCTCATATTATCTATCTTTATTTTTGACAGTTCTCCTAATTTAACAGCCTGAGACAGCACCCATCCCGGATCATTGGTGTGTATATGAACCTTTATTATATCATCATCATCTACAACCACCATTGAATCTCCAACAGCAGAAAGTCTGCCTTTAAATTCAGGTACATCAACACCTTTAGCATGTATGAGAAATTCAGTACAATACCCATACTTTATATCCTGTGTTTCCAGATTTTTAGCCGCAGGTTCTATCTTTTCATCTTTAAAGGCCTTTACTTCTGCATCTTCAATTCCATCTCTAAGTGCACCGTACATACCCTGAAGTATTATGAGGAGCCCCTTTCCTCCAGAATCTACGACTTTTGCTTTCTTCAATACCGGAAGCATATCAGGTGTCTTATTTAATGTAACCTCGCACTGATCACATACTTCCTTCAAAAGCAGAGTTATATCCTTTTCTTTAGAATTCAAGGCACATTCGCC
Proteins encoded in this region:
- a CDS encoding ATPase; the encoded protein is METIKLLEYLEEIIETSAKVPMTGKVMVNKKEVLDILNKIVNYLPADLKKAQWVVEEKERILSDAIQEAENMKRENLNILRRQIENHDITKEANRKSAEIISSAKKNAKAIRIGARDYANDILKQLDVEINLKSKEMLSSLKMEFQQFIDNLDGNIKLDTDSIKENIKELNNMK
- the coaD gene encoding pantetheine-phosphate adenylyltransferase, with the translated sequence MNTAVYPGSFDPITNGHLDIIKRSAKIFDKLIVTVLVNPDKKGLFSRDERVNLIKRVISDIPNVEVDSFSGLLIDFMKQRDARVIVKGLRAVSDFEYEFQMALMNKKLCPEIETVFMMTSAVNSYLSSSAVKQVAVFGGCIKELVPDEIISDIIKRTDKYHIKS
- the recG gene encoding ATP-dependent DNA helicase RecG, coding for MNVYDDVSTLKGVGPKTLKSLNKCCIFNILDLLLYFPRDYKNVSTLHDADYKSSKVVFRCRVKSIGKDIRTKNGKIISTVVFENEKGNFTGKWFNQPYMKRKFRINLEYILIGRFQEFRGKLYVINPSFMTNYESSEIKGKILPVYSLRDGLTSNLFIKLISNILKSIDISENLPQGIIEKYRLCSLDRALRVIHSPVNSEDLKEARRRLKFQELFTYSLKILMIKEYYNRSKRGIAFKISKDLVRLKEKLPYTLTEAQNKVIREILVDEKRDIPMNRLVQGDVGSGKTIVALIAIFNVVKNGYQAVLMVPTEILARQHYDEIINILEEFEVNIDILCGSISKKDKDIVKQKVKNGDTDIVIGTHALIEDDVDFKNLGIIVTDEQHRFGVMQRNKLLNKGRDADILVMTATPIPRTLTLYLYGDLNVSNIDMLPPGRKKVETLYIDKPFRDKAYEFALKEIGKGRQVYLVCPLVDKNEDMDLTSVKELYKELTNQYFQDIPVEILYGKMPPKTKEEVMNRFKSGEIKVIISTTVIEVGINVLNASLIIIENAERFGLAQLHQLRGRVGRGTYKSYCILIADIKNDIIRKRMEIMKSSTDGFFISEQDLKIRGSGEVFGFRQHGQDGLVISDFMSDINIFRAANYEARKLVKSNKDDDIQVKNEILDKIKSSSKYICFN
- a CDS encoding DAK2 domain-containing protein — encoded protein: MNYLKIDGHRFYNMVVNACNYLEEQKHVVNSLNVFPVPDGDTGSNMSMTLKTAVLEIKNMRNDSLGRIANQLAKGALMGARGNSGVILSQIFRGMAKGLQGKVEANSEEFSNSINEGAKFAYKAVMRPTEGTILTIIKSAGECALNSKEKDITLLLKEVCDQCEVTLNKTPDMLPVLKKAKVVDSGGKGLLIILQGMYGALRDGIEDAEVKAFKDEKIEPAAKNLETQDIKYGYCTEFLIHAKGVDVPEFKGRLSAVGDSMVVVDDDDIIKVHIHTNDPGWVLSQAVKLGELSKIKIDNMREEHRHVLGIEKDLTEHKLEDIGVEDVEEIKKYAFVSVAMGEGFKSIFEDLGVDCVIEGGQTMNPSTQDILNAVDKINAENIFIFPNNKNIFMAANQASEISGKTVKVIPTKTIPQGITAITAFNSDLDLEANVKAMEESIDNVITGSVTYAVRDTEIDGKSVKKGDMLGIVDGRIVQVGNDMFEVCRNIIAGMVSENSDLISIYYGKDCDLNKVKAFTEEVERTYSSMDVQCYNGQQPLYYFIVSVE
- the rsmD gene encoding 16S rRNA (guanine(966)-N(2))-methyltransferase RsmD, yielding MRIIAGLAKGRKLLSPEGYGVTRPTLDRVKEAMFSIIQNKIRDSIVLDVFAGTGSLGLEAVSRESKFCYLVDKSRETFSFLKQNVENLQFGEKCRCMNMDSYEALKELADKNIKFDIIFIDPPYRKDMIPKAIEIIDESSMLMEDGIIMTKIDSSEEIYNGSKSIVLDQHRKYGKTTVCIYKENRED